The following proteins come from a genomic window of Athalia rosae chromosome 1, iyAthRosa1.1, whole genome shotgun sequence:
- the LOC105686050 gene encoding general odorant-binding protein 83a-like: protein MKAYVLLLTLAFAACLVDVESRMTAKQINNALKTVARACIAKTGVTKDVVAASHNGEFPEDRNLMCFLNCAMNMMQTSRDGRFSQEAADAQTEAMLPEELVDRTKAMTAHCVTKITSDDPCEGSWQYAKCNYETDKEVYFFP from the exons ATGAAAGCTTACGTTCTTCTACTGACGTTGGCGTTCGCCGCTTGTTTGGTGGATGTAGAAAGT CGGATGACAGCGAAACAGATCAACAACGCTTTGAAAACTGTTGCGAGGGCCTGCATAGCGAAAACCGGCGTAACGAAAG ATGTAGTAGCAGCGTCGCACAACGGTGAATTTCCGGAGGACAGAAATTTAATGTGTTTCTTGAATTGCGCCATGAACATGATGcagacg TCGAGGGACGGTAGATTCAGCCAAGAAGCGGCTGATGCCCAAACCGAAGCGATGTTACCGGAAGAACTCGTCGATAGAACGAAAGCGATGACAGCACATTGCGTAACGAAAA TAACCAGCGACGATCCGTGCGAGGGTTCTTGGCAATACGCCAAGTGTAATTACGAAACGGACAAGGAG gtATATTTCTTCCCCTAG
- the LOC105686049 gene encoding uncharacterized protein LOC105686049: protein MKGHMILLVVAIFSVFAEINASEENKWKENIEKWGNECAKEMKLTPEQLEEYRSTDGPPDDKPGSCYLACVLQKAELMEDHVVHKDKVHDIMTEISEAEGIEGLVEISDKCVETADEETDACIAAAAIAECLYENIAELKKKNNKE, encoded by the exons ATGAAGGGCCATATGATTTTATTAGTCGTTGCGATATTCTCGGTCTTCGCAGAG ATAAACGCTTCGGAAGAGAACaagtggaaagaaaatatcgagaaGTGGGGCAACGAATGCGCCAAAGAGATGAAACTCACCCctg AACAATTGGAAGAATACCGCAGCACCGACGGCCCTCCGGATGACAAACCTGGAAGTTGTTACCTGGCTTGTGTGTTGCAAAAGGCTGAACTC ATGGAAGACCACGTTGTGCACAAAGATAAGGTCCACGATATCATGACAGAAATAAGCGAGGCAGAGGGCATAGAAGGGCTGGTCGAAATCAGTGACAAGTGCGTGGAAACAG CGGATGAGGAAACGGACGCGTGCATCGCCGCTGCTGCAATAGCGGAATGTCTTTACGAGAACATCGCagaattgaagaagaagaacaataaGGAGTAA